gtaccctagggtagtattcttgaggtgtggttaatctttgttttaatttacaaatctgtttaactttctggcaccagttgataaaaaaaaaaaaagttttccacagaagtacccctttaataacttcaACCCAAGCAGGATATGTTATGACTGACTGAAATTACAAGGGAAAAGTTAAAGCAGTTTTAGAATTCTTCTTTCTTATTAGTCAATAACTAGATCCACCTCTATTTTGTGAGGGATTGTATCTATTACCTCTTTTCTTGGTGTTTCTGGAGCTTTTTGATGGACCCATGTAACTTGAGCTCGTAGAGATTTGGGGAGACACTCAAGGAACACTGTGCTTCCCTCTACTCCATACAGGCGCTTCTTCTGTATGCTGAGCCTCTGCTGCTCTGTGTGGGAAAAGTTGATATTTAGATGGTAATGAGACTAAACAAAAGGTATCTATTACATTTTCTGCACAAGGTTATAAATCTATCATTCACAAGTAAACAAGCACAAAAATTACTTCCCCACTCTCTCAGAACAGCACGTCTGTCATCTGTCTAATACTAATTGGGTCAGTGATGGTGCAGCCTTAGAGATGACGCACGCAACCCACCTGGATATGGCTGCCCTCTCCACAAGCTTATTCTGATTTACCTATAGCTCCGGTCAGGTGTTGTAATGGAGCTAATAACACATTAATAGAGCTAGTAACACTTATCCTGTAGCAGGGGCACACAAAAATTACCTCCAGAACACAGTGAATTAGGATCTCCATTCCTGACGTCCTGACGACGAGACCTCCTGTGTATAACATAATGAGTACATGTTTCATGTCATATTTTAGACCTTGGTTGTTATAGTAGCCTATCTGCCCTGGCAGGGACACAGGAACTGGAGTATTATTTAAAGTATATTGGGAAGGGTCTGTGGGAGCAGGTGCTGTTATACTTGTCTTCAAAAGGGTCTCTCTTACCTTTTAGTGTTGGGCAGGTAGCGGGTACAGCTTGCTCCATCCCAGGCACAATATGGATCCCTGGCTAAGCAGCACTCAGCACAGGCCTTTCCATAGATACCACAACGATGCAGAGGCACCTGGGAGATGCCATTTGCAGATCCTACATACAGTTGTTGCTATGGATAAAGTAAACATAATGTCAAGATGAGAGTAACAAACATTGACTTGTAAATTTgcaaagagtttttttttcttcttcagctTACCCGCTTAGATGAAATCTGCATGCTCGTGACAGGGGCCGCATTCTGCTCAAAGAGAGAAAGATGCATTCATATGAGATGATGTTAAGCACCAATAACCAGTGACATCACACAAACTACCATATATGATGATTTCTCTCTAAAGCATGCACTAATATGTTTATGACCATGACATTTGTCTTATCACTAATCTGGAGTGGGGCCCTCCCTAGACTTAGGGGCTTAGTTGTATTGCAGCCTTTGTAAACAATACTGCATTGTCATTGTTTTGATCTTCTCCTACCTTGAAGACCTGAAGCTCCTCCAACACCAGCTCTTCCCTCTCGTTCCAGCTCTGTTTGGGCACAGAGATCACTTTTAGCACGGTGCCCACATCTATTAAAGAGAAACCATTGTGTCATATGGACTATTAGACATTACTGACATAGAGACTGTGGCCTAATGCCTCACCTGTGCCAATGAACATGACATCATActctccatcagcagcagtcaCCCTGTCTACAACAAGCTGGGTGGAGGTGAAGTCAGCATGACTGTGCAAGAAGATTGGTCTCCCAGTCCCAGGAGTTACAGGGTTAAACATAAGCGGATGATTTCGTGCAAACTGCAGCACATCGTCTGGAAAGTTCTTAGTGGATTCAAAACTCCCAAATGTTTTACTGGGGCACTAGAAACAAATGAGACCATTTATTGTGACAGCTATAAAACCACAGTTCCAGAATTCTGTTCATCTCTATCTGAACATTTACCATTCCTGGGCGAGGATAGGGCACTCTGCCTTGATAGGACACCCACTGGTAGTTGGGTCCCTCCTTATGGGCAAAGGGTCCCAAGAAAGCTCTGCGGACGTCATTCATGGTATAGATACAGATTGCAGTACCACGGAACACAGAACTATGGGAGAAATACAGGCTGTAACTCGGGATTCAgcacaagataagtaatgtagtATAGTATTCTATTTACTCTGGATCCGTACAGAATAAGTAAGGTATGAATACAATGACTtggaccagcagaatagtgaatttACCTGCAGCATATAATTCAGGATGAGTACAAGTATTACTAATGTACACCAATCAGCCATATCATTAAAACCGCTTACAGCTCACAGTCTGAACAAGCATCTGTGGAATGTGCAGAGAAACAGGTCTTATCTGTGGAGGCCATGCCTCATAACTTACAGGGCTTAAAGGATCAGCTGCTAATGACTTGGGGCCAGATATGTCAGAACACCTGAATATGGTCTTGAGGAGTCCGTGTCTCAGCAGGTTAGAGCAGTTTTTTCTTGGCAGGAGTGGAGCCCTACTCAATGTTAGGTTTTATTGTTATGGATAGTcagtgtatgtacacagtgactccaccaacgGAATAGAGAAGGCAACTGTGGAGTATCATACAGGTtgcaataaggctaggttcacacggtcGTTGTCCCCCGTCCCGCTATTCATTCGTCAATGCTGCAGAAACGGACCGTACTActaactgatgcaaagggatgccatttagtggcatccttttgcgtcagtttttcatccgttagtatgAAAAGACAGCCTACTGCAGACTTCctcagccgggactactactgtctccatcatggaacagacttgtatccatgatgggagtagtagttctgctGGCTGTCGCTGGGGAGACTACTGTAGTTTGTGTActgctattcccatcatggaacagagtatgttcTATGTTGGGGTTAGTAGTACAGCgctgctatatgtctgcccccctacCGCTGCACTATATATTttgcccccacagcactttttATACATATGGCACCCGGTGCGCACTCACAATCTTCACTTTAAAAACCCAGCTGGGAGCCCTGGATGGCCACTCTGTGCCGGCCATTTAGGGCTCCCGGCAggtgatttaaaaatgaaagtaaaggcactacatacatcgcaggggagtggagcatgctgccTGCTTCCCTGATTgataacttctgattgcatctCAAAGTGAGGcctggtgtgatcaatccctcagcccctgtactactactcccaacatggaacagactctgttccatgatgggggaagTAGtagaagcactaatgtagcctactCAGCCACCCGCAGCCAGGgttattactactcccatcatggaaacaagtctgggagtagtagtccctcttttgagcatgctcagaagtaataatggttCAAAAACGCATATTAAATACCgtgtgcaaacagatgacattaatAGCTTatctgttttccatagactttaatgctAAATTTATAATCCAtttctattccgttatttttgatgggaaaaaaatactgcatgccaaCAAAAATAACGGATTAGGAACCAAATGGGTGCAAACAGCTAGCAaagacctgtaaaaaaaaaaaattccattgacatcaatgggattcatTTACAGCCTTTTGCAAGCTGTTTGCAAAACACAAGAATGGATTTGAGAACGGGCATGAATTAACGGGGACTGACgttaatgtgaatgagccctaaaatTGATTCCTGACTGAATGCCTGTCATCTTACCTTGAGGTGGAGAATAGAGCATATATCAGGGGATTCCTTCTGTCTCGAGTTGACAGCAGGAATACATCTTCTAGAAGAGAGAAACACAAACATTGTGAGTTGGTCATGTGATTTTGTGTATCTTTTCTGGCATCTTACAGCAATTTTGAGGTCAAAGCAGAAAAATTATAATGTgaaaggagtagagatgagcaaacttacagtaaattcgattagtcacgaacttctcagctcggcagttgatgacttttcctgcgtaaattagttcagccttcaggtgctccggtgggctggaaaaggtggatactttcctaggaaagagtctcctaggactgtatgcaccttttccagcccaccagagcacctgaaagctgaactaatttatgcgggAAAAGTCAtgaactgccgagctgagaagttcgtgacgaatcgaatttactgtaagttcgctcatctccagaaaggaaatatttaaataaaaattgtacaTTAAAAATCTGTGATTGAATCTTCTCATTGGAGGTAACTACTGTCAATGACTTTACCATAGTGAATGAATACATTTCctatttttattgcattttccCTATCCTTCATATCTTTTAGTTGCCCCTTTTATAGGTCTCAACCATGTGGCTTGCCAAGTTTTGGGAAATTATCACTCCTAGTTTGAGGTCAGTGTCACAGCCACAGGTTGAAGACTCCTATTCTAGATTGTCATTTGTTCTGAGTAGTGTGGTCGATGCCTTATGTCTATGTACTGCTGTGGTTATGTGCTGCATAAATAacgtaataatataaataatacttAACCACGGTACCATAAAACCTGTCAGCCGTGTCCTCGCAGCATCAGATTACATAGTTACTGCTAACAAATCCAAAATAACCAATAAATACTTACTGAGCTCGTCAAAGTATGTGTCGCCACCTGCGTCCTTCCCAGGCACACTGCACACGAGGCGCGCCTTAAGAAACGTGGTCCATTTGTTCACTAAGGTTCGCTGGCCACCCATGTCATTCTAGAAGACACAGTAAACCCTGATAAATTATGATGACCACAAATGACATACAAGAAGAAAGTACAGAAGAGTGGGAGGGAAACCCTCATGGTTACAGATTAGCTATAGATTAACTATAAAGTAATTACCCGGCAGATCTGCCCTATCCGGGCATAAGACTGTTTAACCCCTCCTAGACCCTCTACCGGCGTCTCCCGAAAGAAGAAGTAGATTTTATCATCATCTGGGTTTTCACTCTCCGGAATCCAGAAAACTTTAACAAACTTGGGTTCTGAAATGGCAAAAAGGAAGTGTTACAAAGAGCTTCTTACAGAACTGCAGGAGCTTACCCTACAAGATTTATCTATTTGATTATAAGATTTGTGATTATCCATGTTATGACCTGATTATTCTCATAcaattacagcccctcccccataccaccatatagtactcaGCCAAGTAAGAGCCTCTTCAGTACCCACTCCATAGTGAGGTGATCTCAGACTGCTCTCTAGTACTGCATCAGTCACATTCCAGTATTTCACCGCCCCTATATGTAACCTGCATCTGACTCGTCTTGGGGCCACATTACCCTCCCAGCAGTACTCTATACATAACCAATGCTGATATGGTCTGTAAATATTGCAGTAAAGATAGAAGATTACAACTGACCATTCAGCCAACGTGAGTCATGCTGTTCAGTGCGAAGGGGGGGTCTCCGGCCCAGACTTCTGAATATGGTAAAGTCTCGTCCCATAAGATCAGTGGCAACCCCAGAGTAGAGTTCATCTCCTGTACAAAACCAAGAACCAGAGCAGAAATAGTTAAATCAGTCAGGAATGTAGGATAACATTATTGCACAGAAATGTTATCATTGATATATAGGCGGTGCAGTCCTGGATGATAATAAAGCAATGCACTACTTGTATATTGGCAACATATCACATAGGTGGAGACTCATCAAAACTCATGCAGAAGAAAAgtaaaccagttgcccatagcaaccaatcagatcgcttcttttgtttttgaaaagacctctgcaaaatgaaagaagcaatctgattgttttccatgggcaactggttaacttttcctcagcataggtcttgatgaatctccccattaTTTATACGCACTAAGGggaaggtttatcaaaacctgtgagaggaaaagtaaaaggggtacttctgctagaaagttaaacagatttgtaaattacttctacttaaaaatcttaatccttccagtacttatcagctgctgtatgctccacaggaagttcttttcttttggaatttttctgcttgaccacggtgctctctgctgacatctctgtccattttagtaactgtccggagcaggataggtttgctatggggatttgttcctactctggacagttcctaaaatggacagaggtgttagcagagagcactgtggtcagacagaaaggaaattctaaaagaaaagaacttcctctggagcacacagcagttaagtcttggaaggattaagatttttaaacagaagtcatttacaaatctgttgaactttctggcaccagttgataaaaaaaaaaagttttccagcaaagtacccctttaaccccttaaggactgagccctttttcaccttaaggactcggccattttttgcaaatctgaccactgtcactttaaacattaataactctggaatgcttttagttatcattctgattccgagattgttttttcgtgacatattctactttaacttgcatcctttcttggtgaaaaatccccaaatttcatgaaaaatgtgaaaatttagcatttttctaactttg
The sequence above is a segment of the Hyla sarda isolate aHylSar1 chromosome 6, aHylSar1.hap1, whole genome shotgun sequence genome. Coding sequences within it:
- the SEMA3B gene encoding semaphorin-3B, with amino-acid sequence MRVFHSHILTCILLCWGVKGNSTVTPRLKLSYHDLSLHGLRTYTINRSCCFDALLLDEERSRLFVGGKNYLLSLSLDNITQNEIVIPWHAPVEWREECNWAGKDINLECVNYVKVLQLYNRTHLFTCGTGAFHPACGFLYVGQRTDDTVFKLDTTRLEDGKGRCPYDPKHAAATVLIGDELYSGVATDLMGRDFTIFRSLGRRPPLRTEQHDSRWLNEPKFVKVFWIPESENPDDDKIYFFFRETPVEGLGGVKQSYARIGQICRNDMGGQRTLVNKWTTFLKARLVCSVPGKDAGGDTYFDELKDVFLLSTRDRRNPLIYALFSTSSSVFRGTAICIYTMNDVRRAFLGPFAHKEGPNYQWVSYQGRVPYPRPGMCPSKTFGSFESTKNFPDDVLQFARNHPLMFNPVTPGTGRPIFLHSHADFTSTQLVVDRVTAADGEYDVMFIGTDVGTVLKVISVPKQSWNEREELVLEELQVFKNAAPVTSMQISSKRQQLYVGSANGISQVPLHRCGIYGKACAECCLARDPYCAWDGASCTRYLPNTKRRSRRQDVRNGDPNSLCSGEQQRLSIQKKRLYGVEGSTVFLECLPKSLRAQVTWVHQKAPETPRKEVQFDERVIKTDRGILLRSVMRRDAGIYLCHSSEHGFTQLLLQLNLEVIPPSRAEESLVGHRVPQMKWYHEFMRLVQQPGSKGEQMCEELWARKGRTSHPPGPQGAPQLPASKGPGRPLPPLNMKAKAQKWKHLEEKIKVRSRRTHEHQRAERGPRSAPS